The DNA sequence AGGTCAACAAAACCTAAATCCACGCCTACAAGGGCCCATAAAAAAACAATACTTGAAGTGACCATCCTCTAGCACAAAATTTGTAATGGTACCTAGATTTTTCAATTGTAGCATGTGCAAGTAACCAAGTAATTTTGAGTACAAAGCTTCAAGTGTACCCCAAACTAGGTGTAGTGTCTTTTCTATGCACCCCCAAGCCTTTTCATAACTTATTTTGATCTCATAATTGTTGtgcatatcttttttttttttttttttttttttttatattagagGCTTAATGATCCTAGCCGTCACTTGCAAATTTATCCTTAATTAGGTGGGCAATTATCAAAGGTGATGCTTGACGATTATCTTTTCTTCAAACATCAAGGGATGTGTGTAAATTTTGAAATGTAGTCACCTCAAACATGTCAGAAAGTACGTTCTTCTTCCCTCTTACTCTCCACTCGCAATCTAAATTTTGTATTAATGTACCAAACAGTGGTACCAGACTACTCAACGATGAAGTCAAACCCTTTATTCATTGCATACAAGCTAACGACCATATTCAAATGCTCTTTGTTTCTaaaaaactttcctaaatgtCACTCCCCACTCAGTGTGCCACCCATAGATGTATAATGACTATTATCCTCAATGTCTtcttttgtatatattttttctttgaattaACCGTAATTTATCAAAGAAGAGAATGAATAACTAAATCCTCCAGCATCACTGGTTCCTCTAGCATTAATGGTTTCGTTTATACAACTACTACTAGTACCAGATGTTTGTCAATCTTCTCTATGGGGTCTTCTTCTACGTGTTGTTTGCCTAAGTATTTGGTACAATAATCGAGTCAAGTTCAAAGCTACAACATGGACCTATGTCTCTTGATTCTCTCTTACATCATCATTGccattaaaataagcttcagggTTTGGACCATCACCAAACTTATCATGAAAGGGAATTTGTGCTACATGGTCAACTGTCGCCATGATAGTATTTAATTCAGGTAACACATCTGCTACCAACACCTGTGAATTTATTTATGGAACATAAGTTCCAACCTCACTACGAGTATCCTTAACAGTACTTGGTAGATAACCACGATCGATACATACATTATTCTTCACCAAagtcacaaaaagggaaacaaATTCATATGGCTTCTTCAAAAGCATTGACAAATAGAAACTTAGACGATTATCATTACTTCTAATTTCAAGTTATATTGCACTTTGTCAACCACCAGCCTTGTACACAAATCcagaagcaaaaaaaaaaaaacacaaaattttaGAAGAACAACGATTCACATAAAAAAATCAGCAAAAAATACCAGCAACCCATAGATCAAACATCTAAAcaatattctaaaaaaaaaaaaaataacaaccaataataaaaaaaatataaaaaaaatcatttacccATTACTCAAAACAATGATTCCCGTGGTTGCTGAAAAAAATTATCCTACCTCCAATCCGGCCACCTCCGATATGAGCTTGGAATTAAGTCTTCACTTTTAGTAAGATGTACAATGTGATTTGGTTAAGAGAAACAGAGAAAATGAGTGGGATAGTGAcatgagaaaagagagaaaagagaaacgAAAGAGAAAATGATATTAACTTTTGGGAGTAGTATTTTGGGagcaaaataaaaaagttagcCTAAAATACATATGGTGTTCAACATGagttaattgtattttttttagtctaATGCATGCATATAAGATcaaatttctcattttttaaccattttttttttatatataattacaacAGAATAGTCATTctaataaaaatttagaaaattaccacatatactattttttcaacttttttttttttaaaaaatttacggtttgggtttctaaagtggttgcagcgctagttgcaataggggtttctatacgattttttattgtaatttaagttgcagcgctagttgcaataggaatttctatgtagaatttcgtaaaaaaaaaaaaaaaactgttttgaagtgtaaaaataaaaaaaaaccctaaaaatttatatctataaaagtatttaagaaaatgaataaagtaattaatttcatttttcatattaaattaattaatttatcaaacataattcaaaataaaataatatcttatgttttatttaaataaaaagttagaaacatacaaattattaaataaataaacaaataatagaCAATTTTCATAAATCTAAATGGTATGTGATCACTACCaaccagggccggccctgaaatgTAGTGGGCTATagggtaaaaattattttttgggcccttatttagaaaaaaaaaatggtattttccaaaatcagcaaaaaaattgtgtaattttaaaatggcaaaatttttttttgggcccttggactaggtgggccctaggcacaggcctagcccgcctatgcccagggccggccctgctaCCAACAATAATGAAATAGGATTGCTTagcaaaaataactttttttttttttttttttaaatattattgtgcacaatatatagatatttgataatttttttttttttttttttttttgagaaaaatagatATTTGATAATTCAATGCAATGACATTTCAGATACACTCAATATTCTAATCTATAACTTtgtttcatcaaaaaaaaaatctataactttgtaaaaaataattaaataaaaaacgaACTTTTTTCACTGATTGTATAGGTCAAATTTAAAGTAACCACGTTACAAATAAATTATCaactaaaagaagaaaaataagaagaaacaaATGCAAAAGTTGGTCATTTTATTTTGAACAAATAAGTAGGACAAATTTTGATATTAAAGTACATAGCAATCTTGTATATATTGTAATGTAAGTTGCTATcgttttacattattttttctttgattttagaAGTGTTCTACCACTACAATCAACAATATTGATAGCCAcgttttacaattataataatttgTTGGTTTGGTCCATAATtctttgttgttgtttgtttgacttattatatatattggcggttatttttgtatttttaaaacatGGCTCTCTCGTGAACAAGTAAACTATTAGAATATACACACCATCACATCACCAATACCATACTTTGTAATCTAAAAACTTGTGCGactttgtatttatttttattattctgATCATGTCTAACTCCCAAAAAAAACTGCAAGTGATGAGTTGTTGGTGCTggagagaagaagaaaatatatttcACTCACACACTCCAACAAAAAATCACATATATATTGTGTTCCCAAATtgcaaaactaaataaaataaattaaaaaaaaagtccacaaaatttgagggtgatctcattcccattcccattcccattcatCCATGCTGGTATTATATTGTCGAAGAATAGACTCCACAAGTTCGTGAAGAGGCTCAAGCTGTCGTTTGTCAATTAACTTGAACTCCtgcattaattaaatataaataaaaacaattaataaaaatatgaaaagaaataagaatataatgaaacacttaattataaCTTACCCTAGTAAAGAGAATAAAGTGCTTAAAGCAAGTATTGAGATGAGCTTCTTCTTTCAAACTCAGTATCTTCTCAAAATGGCTATGGTAAATGTGTGCATACACACGAAACATTCTCTTGAAGATTGTCTTCACCACTTCTTTGAAATTGGGTGGAAAAGGAACACCTATAAAGGAAAAATCATTGATGTAAACAAGAAGAAAAagaggttttctaactttaaggCAAATAGTTTACTAACCCAATCTTTGAGGGAATGTTGACTCATCATCAAGTTGAACTTCAATCCAATCCATTAACAGCTCAACATATTTTGGAGCAGAGACCTTTATTGGCTCTTTTATGGTCACCCCATCAGCCCACTTATATGAGTATCTATATACCAAGAATGAAAAGTACAAAAATAAGGATGAAATCCAGttgtattaatatatatgtaaatagcTCTGAGTACTTACACTGGTCCAGCATTCATGACTGGACAATTGGTTTCAGTGCAGAACTCAGTGAGAGTACCATACAGGATGTTCACTTGGTTAAAAAAGTCCACAGCTACAGTaataaacacaaacaaaacaaagttgttaaaacaaaacaaaatacatatatgaaTAATACTTTTTTTAAATTCTATCTTAAATCTTACTGTTCACAGCTAGCCATTCATTACTATCTTCACCAGGAGGAAGTCTAATGACTTCCCTTAAATTCCCATTTCCCAAAGTTGAATCAATGTGTTTCTGAAGTTGAGCTCCCTGTTAAATTTCATTAATGGTTATTACATATaacacataaaaacaaaaataaataacagtTGTAAAGGTGACCTTAGTCCTTGGGGTAGCATTCTTCTTAGGACGAAACGTTTTCTGGTTTCTGTGAGGACCAAAACAATTGTTCAATCAAGAATAATACTAAAGGGTTTAACTCAGAATCACTAATCCATGAAGattgaaactaaaaaacaaaTATAGCTAAGGTTTGATTGAGAATAAATCCAAAGAAGACAACAAAAAGTACCTGCTTCCAAGACCAAATAGACTCATTGTGTCTCTATCTGAATGAGAATCTGGTGAAGCTAGAATACAGGGCACAAATttggagaaagaaagaaaatttataCCGACATacttacaattttattaatattatttatatagaatagagtAGAGAGAGGGAGAAGGATAAAGAGAGAGTCTTTTTCTGTTGTTGTTCTTGACTTGGCTATTGCCAGTCTGTCACCTATCTATCTCTTTCAGAGCCAGCCAAGAACCTTACTCCTTTTCTTTCTATATTGACTGTATGCTGACCTGTTTTTTTCCTCATTTTCCATTTCTAATTAATATGAAATATTTACCGTTATCTTTTCGCCGAGCGAGAGTTACAAAAATAAGTCACGAGATACTCGTTTTATTCATATGAAACCTAT is a window from the Cannabis sativa cultivar Pink pepper isolate KNU-18-1 chromosome 1, ASM2916894v1, whole genome shotgun sequence genome containing:
- the LOC115704873 gene encoding MOB kinase activator-like 1A, yielding MSLFGLGSRNQKTFRPKKNATPRTKGAQLQKHIDSTLGNGNLREVIRLPPGEDSNEWLAVNTVDFFNQVNILYGTLTEFCTETNCPVMNAGPVYSYKWADGVTIKEPIKVSAPKYVELLMDWIEVQLDDESTFPQRLGVPFPPNFKEVVKTIFKRMFRVYAHIYHSHFEKILSLKEEAHLNTCFKHFILFTREFKLIDKRQLEPLHELVESILRQYNTSMDEWEWEWE